The following is a genomic window from Saprospiraceae bacterium.
TGGGTAACTCAACAAATCTGGATAGATGGTCAGATGGGATCTTAACAATGGCATATTCTGAAACAGGTTTGAGGGCGTCTTTGCTATGGAGGTGCAGGGCAAGGTACAATGCTCCATTATTCAGAAATGGTTTGATTTTTTTACCGGCAAGAATGACGGGCTGAACAAACGGAAGCAAATATTCATTAAAATAGGTATCTACAAATTCGATTTGCGGCTTGGTAAGCTTACGCCAGGAAACCAGTTGAATTCCATTTTTTTTTAATTCCGGTCTGATTTGTTTATCAAAAATAAGGCTAAACTCTTCTTGTTGTTTATTGGCTATTTTTAGGATTTCTCTCAAGACAACATCAGGAGCAAAATCAATATTTTTTAAAGTGGACTTATCTGCACGAGCCAGATTTCGGTGGTTTGCTACCCGAATTCTGAAGAACTCATCAAGATTGGATGAATAGATAGCCAAAAACTTCAGCCTTTCGAGCAGAGGTACGGATGGATCTTTTGCTTCCTGCAATACTCTGTAATTGAAAGACAACCAACTGATATCTCTATGTATATATTTTGTCATAAATGATCATTCCACGGGGCGAAAATGCAATTGTTTTCTGTAAAAGTGATGTAAGAATGGAAAAAGCTTATTTTTATACGCTAATTAACCCTAATTTCGCTAATTATTCATTTTTTAAATTCGCGCAATTCGTGAATATTCGCGTCTCTCTTTTTTTATTTTTGAGGCTAATTAACCCTAATTTCGCTAATTATTGGGACGCTGTCGTACGGTCCGCTGTTCAATTCTTTTTTCATATTTTTCACCCTGGAAGATACGCTGCACAAATATGCCCGGTATATGGATAAAATTTGGATCCAATGCACCAACAGGTAATAATTCTTCCACTTCGACAATGGTAGTTTTAGCGGCACCACACATACAAGGGTTGAAATTTCTGGCCGTTCCCTTAAAAATCAGATTACCGGCTTCATCACCTTTCCAGGCCTTAATTATGGCAAAATCTGCATCAAATGCTTTTTCCAGGATATACATTTTACCATCAAATTCTCTGGACTCTTTGCCTTCAGCTACTTCTGTACCATATCCTGCAGGTGTATAAAATGCAGGAAATCCCGATTGCGCTGCACGGCATCTTTCAGCCAGCGTACCTTGCGGTATAAGCTCCACCTCCAATTCCCCGCTGAGCATCTGTCTTTCAAATTCTTCATTTTCACCTACATAAGATGAGATCATCTTTTTTATTTGTTTGCCCTGAAGTAGTAGACCTAAACCAAAATCATCCACACCTGCATTGTTGGAGATACAAATAAGGTTTCTAACACCTTTTCTTACCAATTCAAATATCGAATTTTCCGGAATACCGCACAAACCAAAGCCGCCTAACATCAGGGTCATTCCATCTTCTATTCCCGACAATGCTTCAGTAACATTTTCAACTTTTTTATTGATCATCTTTTATTCTGCTTTATTTATTACAGCCCGAAAACAAAGATAATGAGTTTTGTAATACTTTAAGGTGCCGGATTGGAAATATCTTTATGTACCAAATCTATGGCATCGAGCACATCTTTGCTCAATGTCACATCAATACTGCTGATGTTTTCTTTTAATTGCAACATACTTGTTGCCCCGATTATATTGCTGGTCACAAACGGCCGGTCATTTACAAATGCCAATGCCATGACTGCCGGTGTGAGACCTGCTTCACGGGCTATTTTGATATACCTTTCAGTTGCTTCCCAACTTTGTGTACTGTTGTACCTTGAAAGGTTTTTGAATTGATTGATTCTGTCATTTGCCGTATCTGCCTTATCGTGAAACTTACCTGAAAGCAACCCAAATCCCATAGGTGAATAAGCCAAAAGACTAATGTGGTCGCGAATAGAAATTTCTGAAAGTCCGACCTCAAAACTACGGTTCAGCAGATTGTAGGGATTCTGAATACTGACCGGTCTGGGTAATTGGTGGCCATCTGAGACGTTAAAACTTCGCATCACTCCCCAGGGTGTCTCATTTGAAAGCCCCCAATGTCGGATTTTACCTTCTTTGACCAATTGATCCATGGTGGTGATAGACTCCATAAAATTGTCCTCCCATTGGTCATCATGCTGTGTATAGCCCAAAACACCAAAAAAATTGGTACGTCTTTCGGGCCAGTGCATCTGATATATGTCAATATAATCTGTCTGTAATCTTTTACAGCTGCCTTCAAAAGCTTCCAGGATTCTGGCTTTGCTAAATCCCAGATTTGGACTTATATATTTTAGGCCTGGTGAAGGGCCTGTCACTTTACTTGCAAGAACGATGTCTTTGCGTTTTCCTGTTTTAGCAAGCCATGTGCCAATGATTCTTTCTGTTGATCCTTGAGTCTCCGGTCTTCCCGGTACAGAATACATCTCGGCGGTATCAACAAAATTGATACCATTGGCCAAAGCATAATCTATTTGTTCGTGGCCCTCGGCTTCAGTATTTTGTTGCCCGAAAGTCATGGTACCCATACAAATCACACTCACTTCTATTTCAGTATTCCCAAGTTTTCTATATCTCATATGTTTATTGATGTGTTATTTTATTGAATTTGGTGATAACCATAAATGGTAGTATTAATCAATTAAAAAAGAATTTGTTTTTGATTAGTATATAAAAAAAAAGACCCCCTCCGACTTTTCGAAGAGGGGTCCCATCCCAAAAACAGTAAATTCTTTATAGAAAATTATTCTATGACAACCATCTTTTTGGTAGCTTTGAAGTCACCTGCTTCAAGCGTGTAATACATTACACCGACACTACCAAGTTCGTTTTTGTTGATTTCAAGGTTGTTGTAACCTTTGCTGAATTCATCCTTGTACTCTCTAAGCATTTTACCAGTCACATCATAGATAGTGATTGTAGCACTCATTGCTTTCGGAAGTTCAAATCCAATCACAGTATTTGCTTTGAATGGGTTTGGAGTATTTTGGTGAAGTACAACTCCATCAGCAACTCTGTTAACCACTTTGAAGTTTACGTTCATCACATCATGTGAACCAGTATAAGCTTCTGCTTTAGTGATATCAGAGTTGATATTCATAACTTCAGAAAGCGTTCCATTAGCTTTAGCTTTGAAAGTCAGTTTGATGATTCTGTCACCTTCCTGCATATCCATTGCCTTTTCTTTGTTATAACTTACTGAGAGTAGACCGTCAGCTAAGTTGGTAAATCCAAAGTTATTGTCTGTCATACCCACGATATCACCATCTATTCCTTCCAGACTCAACTTTTCAGCATCAAATCCTACAGTAAACTGGAACCCTGTGACACTATTTGCCTCAGCCACGATTACAGGTACTTCCACAATTTGACCTGCATTAAATGATGCATTTACAGTATTCAGAGCGAAGTTCTGTGCAGATCTGGATTCAGTCCTGTTGTCATTTGAGTTAGCTGTAACATTGCCATTGACGTCTCCCACTTTGATAGACATGAAATCTATTTTCATGTTTGACTTAGCATTGGTCAAGCTATATAACTCTGGGAAAATTTCAGCCTGAGCACTATTTACATCGGTAAATTTATGTGCTTTATCCACAAATCTCCACGAATTATTATTAGTAAATTTATCATTGATGCCCAAGATCAACTTTCTTAATTCTGTAAGATCGGCAGCCGAGATGTTTTTGTCTTTGTTAACATCGGCAGCGATCAACTTATAAGGCGAAGTGATTTTTTCGATTCCAAGTATATGTCGTTGGATCATCACAAGGTCTAGAGTGGAGATACCGTTCATATGATCGTCATTCTTAAATGGTTTGACCAAATAACTTCCGCCTGCTGTTACATCTGAAAAGTTATATGTACCATTGTTTCCAGTCATCATTGTCTTCTCACTACCTTCCAGAGAAACACTCACATCTTTTACAGGTATCTCATTTTCAGTCATTACAGATCCATTCACCACTATTCTGCCTGCAGATCCGCAAGCTCCTAAATTATTCTGAACATCAATAAATGTAGAGCAATAGTCCTGAACTACCTTGTTATTATCATCAAGAATGACTTTACCTTTGGTATCAACCGCTGCAATATAAATTCTTACGTTTCTTCTGACACCAGTTATAATAGAATCACAAGTGTATGTTCTTCTATTAACTACTTTAGGTGTTCCGTCAGCATTGGCAGTAATTACTGCAAAGGAAACTGCTACTTTATATCCAGGACATGGGTGACTACTTCCATTATCAAAATCAGTTGCCCATACATCCACCATTCCACCATCTACAGTCCCATTGTTATCAGAATCAACAGGCATTAATGTAGTTGCCAGGCCATTTAAACAGTAAGGTGTCGGTGCTTTACAATTTTTAATGGTAAACAGTTGTTCACATTTGGACAAGTTGCCACATTTGTCTTCAAATGTATACTCAATTTTATGAGTACCTATCGGGTATGTGCCACTTGCGTCTATTGAATTGCCTATTCCAGTTTTGTTATATTGAGAACCTGAATCGAAAGAGCCATCATTGTTTTTGTCAATTCTGTAATACCATCTCAGTTCCTGAGTACAGGCATCAGTAGCTGTAGTGCTCAATTCTATGAAACCACCTACACAACTTGGGTCATAAGTACATACTGTCTTAGCAGGAGGACAAACTATAGCGGGAGCAACTTTATCTGCCACTTTAATAGTCTGCAACCTTTCCCAAGTGTTCCAGTAATCCAATAAGAAAATATGAGCTAATTCAGGTAATCTTGTTACTGGAATAACACTTCCAATTCCTGGAAGAAGCCCTTCAAGGTTGATATTTGGCACCTGGTGTGCTCCAAATGTTGATTTGGGGTAATAATAAACATTCTCTGATCCCACGGTATTTACTTTCTCAATAGCTCCTATTGAATTAATTAGGATTAAGTAGTTGTTTACTGAAAGTTCAGTTCCTGTACCACCAATTGACCTTAAGAAATTTACTACAGACGCCGGCACTCTATCAATAACGAATGTGTTAGGATAAAACTTACACCAATCTATTACTGTATGGGTACGTAATATTTTAAAACAAGCATCTGGTGTTGAATTATTAATGTAAAATATATCATCATGGTGTTTGTAACCTACCAAGCTACACACATTATCTCCACTTAAATCAGGTTTACCTAATTCTGATGTTCTAAAGGCATCATCTTCAGGATTACCACATGACATTACTATGGTATCTTTTGGCCATGATCTCGGACCAGTATATCCGCTTCTGCCACCAACCCATATGATCTGAGTACATGTTCTGACTTCAGTTCCTCGTGTTGCAGTAAAGACTCTTCTAATGGTACCAATTCGGCATGATGTGAGATTGGTATAAAAAGTATCCGTAATTGTACCACTTGAACAGTTACCTTTCAGCTCAGCATAACCAAATGCAGTCCTAAGGTCTTCCTTAGTCAAACTAACAGGATAATCACATGTGATAATTTGATTTGGCGGACATGTCAATTCAAGAGGTAGTTTATCTTGTACAGTGGCATTGACCATACACTCATTCCAGTTACCTGATTTGTCAATTGCCCTTAAAACGACCACTTTAGGTGATGTACTCGTTACATCGTTACAACAAAACTCCACATACTCGCTAAATCCACATGGATCTTCTACTTCTACAATATAAAGATACTCATCAGCATCACAATTGTCTACATCAAAATTGACCCATCTTGCTGGTCTTGAAGATGTCCATGTACTGTATTTAGATCTAACATATATAGAGTCATTTCTATGATTAAGAGGAGTAATGATAGTGTCAACAGGATAGCCGGGTGCCCAATTTCTGTAGGTACCTGATTGACCGCTAAACCATGAAAATTCTCCCTTTCCTAAAGCATCTCTTAATCCTATGATATAGTCCTCAGCTATATTCCACTCTCTGTATTTGTCATCAACCCATTTGTTTTCAGCAGCATTGTTTAAGTGTACCAGATAACCACCAACTGCAGCTGCAGTTTTTGCAGCCACCCTTGGGTTGGCTCTGTGTTTGCTGACGTAGTAATGGTGAGGTGCAGTTTTACCCGGATTGATATGTTCACCTATGTAAGTAAATCCAGGGATGATAGGTGCTTTACATGGTTGACAAGGGGTAGGATCCATTCTTCTCACAAGTACTTTTGCAAGATCACATTCATCATAACTTCCATTATCAAATGATGAAGCAGGTACCCATGCTTTGCCACCATCTGTAAGACCAACAACGGTGTTTTGTTTGCATACAGCTACCGGAGGAGTATTGTCTTCTACTCTTACAACAATAGATACTTCAGTAGAATTGTGACAGCCATCAAAAGCCGTATAGAAGATAGAATCACATCCCAATGGTAACTTAACATATCTATCAGCATCCGATAGTCTCAATCCTGCAATAAATGAAACTGGTTTTCCTTCTTCATCTTTTATAGTAACGTTATATTTCAGATCGTCTGAACAGTTGTCTGTCAATCTAGGCTTCTGAAGTTTATAAAGACCTTCGCAAGAATGTCCATTGGTTGTAGCGATGTCATTTTTCAAATCATGGATACCTGGACCTTTGTTATCAATAATCTCGATCAACTGGTCGCGAGTGATTATTCTGGAATTGCAAGACCACTCCATAAAGGTCCATCTACGTAAGATCTTGGTCACACATTTGATGGTCGGAAATTTCTGGTCTGTGTAAGTTACAAAAAGATTACAAGCAGCTGAATTCTCAGGTAATAAAGGAATACCTGTCATCAATGTATCTAAGCCGAATGTAAGACTAGCACCCGAACCTACTAAATTGACACATATTGTCTGACCGGATAGTAAAGGAATGTTATTAAACGGAGCGGGTACTGTACCACTCATCGGCGTTATTACCCCTTTTCGTCCACCCTTCCAGTCACCATTTATAGTATAAAATGCTGAATCAGTTGCGGCAGGCAAATGGATAGAACCATATTTGAATCGCAGAGTGATGTTAGCAGGTGCCGTGAGACATACCTGTGCACTAGCCGGAGACCCAGGAGGGACTACACGTGTACTAAGTGACACTGAGTCTCTCAAACCATCTCCACTTCTGCCTATCCAGTATGTTGCATTTTTGGTAGTTGGCAGCCACGGATACAGTGATGGTACGCCTGATCCCTTTTTACCATCAATAGCTACAGGTGATGGGTGACCTGCGAAAGGTCCGGAAGGAATTTTGGCATAATCTTCTTCACAGAAAAGTTGAGAGTTTTTTGGCCAAATCAGATCGTCAATTGCAGTAACATATATGACAACCTTACAGATAGAGTCAGAAACATTTCCGGACTCATCTATTGCTCGGTATTCTCTGGTGATACACTTCAGCGTATCCGGACCAGCAAATATCAATGGTTTGGTACAATCATTTACGACGATACTCTCACTTACCTGATATACACGAGGTGTATGGCAATTGTCAATAGCTCGTGGTACAAAAGTGCCAAGACTTGGACATGTAACTATACATGTATCCGGTCTGTTGTTTGCCCAACTTGGTTTGATTTTGTCTTCTACATACACAGTAGTCCAGCAAGAATTCACCTTCCCGTCAATCGGTTGTGTAGTTACTTTTGCATAAATCGTCTTCCCGATGAGAAGACTGCCATCCACTTCAGCAACACCGATCGCAGGAGCTAAATCAGGAATAATATCTCCCTGTGCTGTCTTCATTAACGTTATCGTGGCTCCAGCGTCGCAAGAACCCGCAGTCGAAGCTAAAACGTCCCTTACAACCAATCGAAGTTGACAATCAGCATCGACTGATACTTGAATAGATCCCTTACAAGCACACGATGGCTGGGCCATCACCTGTGTAAGAGAAACTGTAAATAATACCATTACCAGCAGGGCCATCCTGGTCAAGGTATTCATAAGTGTTGAATTTGTTCCATTCATGAGATCCAAATTTTGAGTTTTAAGAAAAAAAGTTTTTACTGTTATGAGAATTAAGAATATACCTAAGCATAGACTCAAGCCCCGATAACTAATTGGTTATGAAATAAATGTTTACACAAAAGCAGCATAAGCCACTTTTACTCTTTTGGATCTAAAATCAAAATCAAGGTTGGAATAAAAAAGCAGAATAAATAATAATATAAATATTAATTTAATACATAAGTGTATTAAACAACATCACAAAGTTAAATTTCATATTACAACGAAATCTATGTGTAACAAACTTAGGTTAAGCTATTATTATATCAGGTAGGTTGTAAAACAATGTAGGTTCCGAATAGTTTCTCACGCTATTCTGGGTCAAAGATATAAAGGATTACATATATAAAAAAATATTATTGTAAAAAAATACATATATTTTTAATCATAACGTTTAATTTATTGATAATCAACGTTTATTTTATTAGACAAAAAATTAATAAAATAAGTCACATGGCCTATTTTAAGGAAAAATAATACCTTCTTTGCCAAATTCTACTTTTTCACCTTCAAAAATATCAGTCATTTACACTTTCATCAATATGTTATCAATCAGAAACCTGATATTTTTTTATAATTTAAGATATATGAATGGGTAAATTAGGGTCACATCTGTTGGGTTAACCCATCAGTTTCCAATCAATCGAAGAGTGTGTATAACCTGATAGAACTAATGTTTATAGCTAATGCACAGGAAAAAAATATTAAAAAAAAATCACTTTGAGTATGCCCAAAGTGATTTTCTCAATTTTAATACAATGTCGTTTAGATAAGAAATTTTTCTTTGTTTTTACCCTATCTAAATCTTTCCCTTGCAAAGGAAAGACTTCATAAAGATGCATTTACTAAACGACATTGAATTTTCATATGTGTCTTTTGTTAAATCAAAGATATATTATGTGCTTAAATAAGATAAACATAGTTCAAGAGCTATTTTTATCTCAAGGATATCAATGTATTTCAATCAATGATCATCACTGCACAAGCCCTGAATCACATGAAACGTATCATGCAATTTTGTTAAGTCAGCTATAATTTTATCGTCTTTTGCTTTCTTTTTGATGAGTTTATCCAGATTTGCAGCACCTGTAACAAGATCAGAGACGGCTTTCCTGATAGCAGCACTACTGAATGATGCAGGCGGATTGGATGATGCCAGCAATTGAGCTTTTGCCAACATTTCAGCGGATCTTTCCTTTATGGGTTTCAGGTTACCTTCTTCCATAGGATGAAATGTCTGACCCATGACCATGTGAAAATCCTTAAGCTCTTGCCATGTATCCTTTTCTATGACCTTAAGTAGTGGATCTTTGAGTGCTTTTTCATAATTGACACCAACAGCATTCCAATCCAGTACATTCCAAATGGCACCTAGATAGTCAGCTCTTTTGTTTTGGTATTTCAGGTAGTAAGCATGTTCCCATACATCTATACCCAAAATAGGAATTCCTCTTTCTTTGCCGGCAGCATCCATGATGGGATTGTCCTGATTAGCTGTCGAAGATACTGCTAGTGACTTATCAGGTTTTACGTATAACCACACCCATCCGGACCCAAATCTTGTCATAGCTCCACTATTCATCAGCTTTTTAAGGCTGTCTAATGAAGTGAAGGTTTTGTTGATCTCTACAGCCAACTGACCCTGAGGCACTTTGGATGGTTCGGGAGATAAAATTTCCCAAAATAAGCTATGATTGTAATGACCACCGCCATTGTTTCTTATAGTCGCACCTCTTCTTTCAGCTGCGATTAATAAATCTCCCAATGCCATTTTTTCTGCTTTGGTACCTGCCAATGCTTTTGTCAGATTATTAAGATAAGCCTGATGATGTTTTGAATAATGGATTTCCATAGTCTGAGCATCAATGTAAGGCTCAAGTGCAGTATACGAATATTTGAGAGACGGCATGGCATGTACCTGTGCCCAAACGGTTTGACCTGATAATAAGAAGGCCGCAATAAGTATAAAATATGTTTTCATAAAGTATAAATGTTTTATTTTAATTAACAACAGATTGGGCTTTAGGTTTTATTTTTAAAGAGGGAGTTTTCACTTGTTGTATAATAAATTGACCAAAAAAAATGTTCATGTTCATCATTACGCCTGTATGCCAATGTATTTATAGAGGTCAGAAAATATTTTGCGAAAAATTCGAATTATAATGTATTGTAAATTAAATAATTATGATTAATAATTTTTCACAATCAATTTTCTGCTTGACCAATCAAGATCATCAGAAAGGGTAGTTTACGCCCACCTGAACATTTCCCAGCCCTTGTTGTCTTATCTCTTTGAATGAATACCATTGAGACTTTTTATAATCATCTTCAAACGGACTGCGAAGCTTATATCCAAAATCAAACCTTAAAATAAAAAAGTCAAAATTTAATCTCATCCCATAACCGGCTCCTATTGCTATCTGCTTGTAGAATGAGGTGCTGATAGAAGCATTCGGTCTTGTAACATCATCTTTGAGCACCCACACATTACCGGCATCCACAAATAAAGCACCATCCATCACAAGAAAAATTTTAAATCTATACTCCGCATTCATTTCAAGCCTGATATCTCCCTGATTGACAAAAATACCAGGTGTATCTTTTACTTTTGTCTGCGGATCACGATAACCACCAGGCCCGGGTTCTTTTATATTCCATGCCCGAAGACTATTGGGTCCCCCTACCCCAAATTGTCTTATAAAAGGTGCCGCCAGATTGTCACCAAATGGGATGATAATACCGGCATTGAGTCTTGCCGCAAAGGATGAAGTTCTGCTATACTCTTTGTTGTAACGTCCATCAAACTCAAACCTCACATATTTGGCAAAAGAGATTTGATTTGCAAGTTCCCATATGTGTTTTGAACCTGAGATAGTATTGTAAAGTTTATTGGCAAGATATACCTCACTTCCCGAAAGTTCCAGATTATTGATGATCAAAAATGACCTTCCTTTTTTGTCTTTGGGTCGGTTGTAAACATATGAAAAGTCTCTGAATAAAAATCCGGTGCGCAAGATATCTTTGAAAGACAATAAAATCAAAGGGTTAAGTTCAAAACTGGCAGTATCCTTGATTTCATATTGGTCGAGATTGAAACCAAGTGGCCTGAAAACATATCTGTTATTACGTGCTGATGTGTAGTCAAATCCAAATGAAGCATTGAGAGATTGCAGAGAATACAGATTTATGATGTTGACATTACTGAATCCAAGATCAATATTGGTGACTGCATCTTCTCTGAAATCATTGTAAAATCTATCTTTGATCAAACCTAATCTATTGACTAGTTTTCCAAGCCCGACAAAATCCTGAAATGAAGGAATCACAAGATTATTCTGGAAGGAAAAATTGGTTGTTCTTCTGGTGATGCCGGTTTCCTTGGAAAATCCAAATTCCCATCCGGTTTCAGCTCGCATGGTATATCGTTCCGAACCACCAAGAAGATTTCTATTGACAAATTGGGAAGAAAGCCCAAAACCTATCAGTTCTGCAGGACCCAAAGTACTGTAGTAAGCATTGAATCCTCCATCAAATACCCATTTCTTTTGGTGAGGTGACAGTAGAATATCAAAGTTCATCATGGAGTCCTTTTCACTATCAGGATAGGCATTGAAAGTTACAAACCTGTATGTACCGATACCATTGAGTTTTCTGAAGGTCTTTTGCCTGTCAGTTCTGTTTAAATATTCGTTTTGTTTCAAGAATATCATATTGGAAAGGACTGATGGCTTTACAAGAAAATCATCAGACTGTCTGTAATAGGATTTATCTGTATAATTTTCATGATATATGCTATCTGTCTGATCCTGAATATAATCTGTAAATACTCTTACATTACCAGTGACATACCTTTTGTGTTCCTTGGCTGGTAAGGGTGTTCGAATCAAAAGTGTCAGGTCTATCGTTTTATTAATTTTGCTACTGTCTCCATTCAATTCGATATAATTTCCGGCAAATCCTGCATAACCGTTATTTTGAAGCTCAACAACAAGCCGCTTTTTTTCTTCCTCAATGACCAAAAAATCAATATAATCATTCTTCCTGATGAGTGATTCATCATTGACAGATTGTACAAAACGGAGCAATGCTTTATCTTCCGACTCATAAGTAATACTATTGATCCGGTATCTGTCCCCGGTAGAAACAATATAAGTAACTTCAGTATCAAATCGTGTTGCTGACCCTTTACCGGAAGTCCATCCTACTATTTTTTCTATTGTGATAAAATCTACTCTGGCTTCATAATATCCTTTCCTGAACCTAAGATAGTTTTCGATATTGACCGCAATGGTTTTGTGCTTTTCTTCATTATACAATACCGGAGGGGCGCCCAATTTGCTAAAAGCTTTATTATACCAGGTAGAATCCTTTCCGTTCCTGATGTTGGACAGGTACAACCACTCTTCAGGAATCAGAAAAAGTAATTTCCCATTAGGTTTGTAATCAATGAGTTGTAAAATCTCGTTGGTCAGGGAACTCTTGTCCATGACATTTTTTTCATTTTTATAAACTATCTTTGTACCTTTAAGCAAGCTTTCATCTGCATGGAGATATCTTGCCGTATTGCATGAAGAATAAAAAATGGATAAAAAAACGATTAACCCCAAAAAAGAAAAATCAATATTTTGCTTGACAAACATACTTTTTCGTAGTAAGGCTCTGTAAACTTTGTTATCCGTGATCAGTAAAGCCCGCATAAAGGATATTAAATCTTTAAACCAGCCTAAATTCAGGCAAATGTACAATATTTTCATCGCTGAAGGTGGCAAAGTGTGTACAGAATTATTGAAAACTCCCAAATATCGCATAGATTCCGTTTTTATCGTTCAGGATACATTACACAAATACGAAATATTATTGGGAGGACTGATGGACAAAACTGAAATCATTTCATCTCGGGAAATGGAACAAATCTCTGCCTTAAAAACTACATCAGATATACTTTTGTTACTGGAAATCAAGGAAGACGACGATAATGTTTTGTTAAAAAAAGGCACATCAGCTATCTTTCTTGATGGTGTACAAGATCCAGGCAATGTGGGTACCATCATTCGCATCGCAGATTGGTATGGTATCGATGCTGTAATTAGAAACAGTCAATGTGCTGATTTCTTTAATCCCAAAGTAGTACAAGCCACCATGGGC
Proteins encoded in this region:
- a CDS encoding BamA/TamA family outer membrane protein; this translates as MRALLITDNKVYRALLRKSMFVKQNIDFSFLGLIVFLSIFYSSCNTARYLHADESLLKGTKIVYKNEKNVMDKSSLTNEILQLIDYKPNGKLLFLIPEEWLYLSNIRNGKDSTWYNKAFSKLGAPPVLYNEEKHKTIAVNIENYLRFRKGYYEARVDFITIEKIVGWTSGKGSATRFDTEVTYIVSTGDRYRINSITYESEDKALLRFVQSVNDESLIRKNDYIDFLVIEEEKKRLVVELQNNGYAGFAGNYIELNGDSSKINKTIDLTLLIRTPLPAKEHKRYVTGNVRVFTDYIQDQTDSIYHENYTDKSYYRQSDDFLVKPSVLSNMIFLKQNEYLNRTDRQKTFRKLNGIGTYRFVTFNAYPDSEKDSMMNFDILLSPHQKKWVFDGGFNAYYSTLGPAELIGFGLSSQFVNRNLLGGSERYTMRAETGWEFGFSKETGITRRTTNFSFQNNLVIPSFQDFVGLGKLVNRLGLIKDRFYNDFREDAVTNIDLGFSNVNIINLYSLQSLNASFGFDYTSARNNRYVFRPLGFNLDQYEIKDTASFELNPLILLSFKDILRTGFLFRDFSYVYNRPKDKKGRSFLIINNLELSGSEVYLANKLYNTISGSKHIWELANQISFAKYVRFEFDGRYNKEYSRTSSFAARLNAGIIIPFGDNLAAPFIRQFGVGGPNSLRAWNIKEPGPGGYRDPQTKVKDTPGIFVNQGDIRLEMNAEYRFKIFLVMDGALFVDAGNVWVLKDDVTRPNASISTSFYKQIAIGAGYGMRLNFDFFILRFDFGYKLRSPFEDDYKKSQWYSFKEIRQQGLGNVQVGVNYPF
- a CDS encoding RNA methyltransferase, which codes for MYNIFIAEGGKVCTELLKTPKYRIDSVFIVQDTLHKYEILLGGLMDKTEIISSREMEQISALKTTSDILLLLEIKEDDDNVLLKKGTSAIFLDGVQDPGNVGTIIRIADWYGIDAVIRNSQCADFFNPKVVQATMGSMANVNLFTTDYSKILSCGKTIYGTFMGGADINSVSIKSDAVLIMGSEGRGISAELEKSIQNKISIKGSRSKIAESLNVSVAAGIICEKWKGGF